A genomic segment from Flavobacteriales bacterium encodes:
- a CDS encoding helix-turn-helix domain-containing protein, whose translation MNVICLHDVAFFSLVEEVVDRIKEKRSIEHNRWILPNEAMSVLGIKSKTTLQKLRDEGKIRFSQPQKKVILYDRESLLKYLDTHSKDVF comes from the coding sequence ATGAATGTAATTTGTCTTCATGATGTGGCTTTCTTCTCGCTAGTAGAAGAGGTTGTGGACCGCATCAAAGAAAAGCGGAGCATCGAGCACAACCGTTGGATTCTTCCCAATGAAGCCATGTCGGTGCTCGGAATCAAAAGTAAGACCACCCTCCAGAAGCTTCGGGACGAGGGAAAAATCCGATTCTCCCAACCTCAGAAGAAGGTAATCCTCTATGATCGAGAATCCCTCCTAAAGTATTTAGACACCCATTCAAAAGACGTGTTCTAA